Within the Corvus hawaiiensis isolate bCorHaw1 chromosome 8, bCorHaw1.pri.cur, whole genome shotgun sequence genome, the region GAGCTAGGTCTGGCTTAAGTCCCTCTGTGCCTCACTCAGTTCCTCAGCAATTAAAGGGCTGAAAGGGAAAGTGATATTCAGTTTTGGATTTTAGCATCCTTTAAAATGCAGACTTTCCCTTTCAAGTGAGATAGTCTGAGTACAGACAGGTCACCAAACCAAGGTCCTGGAGAGGTCTGAGACCCAGAAAGGGCTGTCTGCTAAGCTGAGAAATAAACACAGTTACTTCCATCTCCAGGTGAATGTCAGGATGTTGCAATACTGCTGATCTAAAGATTTATATACCATTTTAAAGCATTGCAAGATACACCTGAGGCAGTGTGCAGTTTTCTGAGGAAACTGtgttatttgattttaaaaactaCTGGTTGGATTCCTGTCACTGTCCTGTTCCATTCATTTTGTCTCCAAATCTTAGGCTGACCTCTGtgtaaattctgaaaataaagttCTGCAATCTAAAGAGATAAAATCAGAAAAGTATGCTTTTATAAACTACACAAATGCATGTTTAAAAGCACATATTTGAatactttctttctctcttttagaAAATTATGACTTACTTGTTTGACTTTCCACATGGACCAAAGGTATGTGAATTCTAGACTGCAGTTGCAATAGACACTGATGTGCCTAATTATCTGTGTAGCTGGAAAGCTTTTTAATCCTGCTTCATCGACTGCATGGGATTAGTTGCTTTAATCTGGTTAAAATACACTTGCTGTTTTGTGTCCTGTTTGAATGGGATCAAAGCAAATACAATATAACAAAGAGAAAAGGGGCATCGTCTGGTCTCAAATGATAATCTGTGTTAATGATAACATTATTTCAGTGATAAAACATTTCAACTGTGGCGTTTTGTAGCCAGGTTTCTTAGAAATAATGCACAGTGGTTTAGATGTTGTTAAAAAAAGCCATGATGGAAAGGAAATTGTTGTataaaacagcagaaacatTTAGGGCTGATCATGCCTTAATTATCATAACTCTAAAAGTTTCagtcatgctttttttttttggttttctgagtCAAAACTCAGCCCTGCAACTTTTGGAGAAAGGCTTATGATACAAATTTGTACTGTTCTTTCAGTCTCCCAGTGAGAGGCTATCTCATGCTCAAAAGATGTGTTCTCACACTGCTTTAAAGGCAGAAGGCAGCCAAGGGAGAAATTTTGAGAGCATAGAAACTCACCACAACTGCTAGCTAAAGAAGCCCCTTGCTGTGGTCTTGATCTCACAAAGTGCAGAAACATGGAGCAGAAAGGGCTCAATATCCTTTGGGCAGGGCTGTGATTCAAAGCCATGCTCTGTGAAATAGAGTCCAGgcattctcccactcctggcaaAAGTACCAGCATGGCCTTGTAAGCTGAAGCCGTGGAGTTGCATGTGTCTGGATCTGCACGGGATGTCACCTTCAGGAACAGTGGTAGGGTGTCATTTACAGCATCTTTATACATGGCAGCTGTGCCCTGACAGGGATGTTCAGTGCTGTTCTCCTGTCTCACACCATGTCCTCAGCCCCCACTGCtaggctgggatgggatgggcttgtGGCAAAAGGGGAGTGCTTTAGGAGATGGTGCTGGCACCCCAGTACTGTCCCACAGGAGGCATGAGCTAAGGGATTTTGATGGACCAGCACTGTCACGAGGTTATGGCTATGGACAGTGACACTCCAGTTAAACTCCCTGTGGTTTTTTGTGTCGTGCCTGattctggggtttgtttttgcCTTTGTAGCCTGGGAGTGCCCATCGGCCATGGCAGTCCTACTTTGACCTGATCCTGGTGGATGCACGGAAACCCCTCTTCTTTGGGGAAGGCACCGTATTGCGGCAGGTGGACACGGTGAGTGGTCAGTGGAGGGTACTCCATGGCTGGAAGGCCTCCTGCACCTCCTGTATGGCATCTCTCAGTGACAATGGTCAATGCAGTGTTTAGGCAGGACCTACCCTAGAGGCTGTGGGCTGGAGTCTCCTCTTAGTGATTCCTGAGCAACCCCATCACCTCAAGGCTTTGCTGGCTTCCCTAACATACTGCAGGTGGCAGGAAAGCCACCTATGGGCTGCTTGGGAgtgagacagacagacagacaaagAGTGAAGTATCAATATAGAAAAGATCCAGGCCATCAGCTGTTCAGCACTAACACAACACCTCCTTCCACAGGTGACCGGGAAGCTGAAGATTGGTACCTACACTGGCCCGCTGCAGCACGGCATTGTGTACTCGGGAGGTGAGGCAGGAGCCCTTCTTGTTCTGTGGAGCGGCTCTGACGTGGCCTTCAGCCACTCCAGCTGTGAGAGGACTTGTGCCAGGCAAGGTTGTGCTTCCCAAAGCACATTGTTTTGTGCCCTCTGCACACTGCACCAGAAGCTCTCCATGATTAGAACTGCACAATGCAGGGACAAGATGGACCTGTTCCTCCTCAAATGtccttttcttccttgccaGGGAGGGTCTGGAAAATCCCTGCAGGGCTTGTGGTGGCTGCAGCTGGcccacagcagtgtccccagcTGTACTTAAAGGTGCTGCCACCAGCATGACCATGCTTGGAAGGTTCTGCCAAGCCAGGGAAGGGCAGTGGGTGGATACAGAGCTGTCTGTGACACCCAGGGCTCCATTACTCTCACATGGGGTGGGAGGCAGCATGGCCTCTGTTGCTGTCATTCATGTAGGGGTGTGTATGGGCAAAGCTGCTCCTGGGTGAACTCCCAGGCAGGTGAGCAGTGTCCAGGGCAGCCATGGTCAGTCAGTAGAGGTTTCTGGGAGGAAAACGCACCTGTTTTGGCTCACTGTTCTGAGCCATGCCATTCTTCTCTCAGGCTCTTCGGACACGGTCTGTGACCTGCTGGGGGCCAAAGGGAAGGATATCTTGTACATCGGAGACCATATCTTTGGAGACATCCTCAAATCCAAGAAACGCCAGGGCTGGCGGACCTTCCTGGTGATCCCCGAGCTGGCGCAGGAGCTGCACGTCTGGACAGACAAAAGCGGTCAGGAGCCGGGCAAGCCCCTGGCCAGGCTTTGCTCTTGCTTGTCTGATGCTGCACCCCTGAGATCGCCAGGGCTTAGGGGTGCGGGGGAGAGATCACCCTGGCTTGCCACTTCTCCTTTTGGCCCTTTTCCCTGGGTCTGGATGCtcgtggcaggagctggggtgcCTCTCTGTGGGCTGGCCTTGGGGTCCCAGGCCTTTCCTGTGCTCTTTCCCAGGGGCTTTTGTGTGTAATCAGCCAAGTGCTGCCCTGGCCAcgggagaagctgcagctgggTGGGGTTGAGTTGTTCCTCATCCATAACCCCAGAacatcctgcccctctgcatATATGGAGCCGTGGCTtctatgttaaaaaaattctgacaaGACCTGGGTTATTCTCCCTGTAATGCCTGAGCCATGACTGCTCTCCCATCTGCAGGGAGTCCCTATTcaccagctgcttcctcctcgTTCCTCCCactccctctgctgctctgccgCCAAAGTGCTGTGTGTTTCCCATCCTCCAGCGCTCCTGCTTTTCTCCCAGGTTTGCCCTTTGGTGTGTAAATAGGGCTGGGGGTTATGCAAGGTGCCCCATGGCTGGTTGGAAGGTTTTGGTGAGAGCTGCAAAGGTTCAGCCTCGAAAACAAAAGGGCCAACCAGAAACCAAGCCCAAAGTTCTGCCCATGGCACAGAGTGTGATtgactcctctccctgcccagaggCCATGAGGTGCCTCCAgtgtccctgctccagtgtcCGTCCGCTGCCATGTGAGAGGAGCGGGCAGGGGAGTGGGTTCACTTTCAGCCCTTTTCATTTCAACAGTTTAAACTtacccttttcccctttcttttctggATTTTCCAGCCCTTTTTGAAGAGCTGCAGAGTCTGGACATTTTCTTGGCTGAGCTGTACAAGTGAGTGTTCAAACAGTGACAActttcctgctgcctctcctggctAATGAGCAGCAATGACAAAACCTTGGGGTTGGGTTAGCggcactgctgctggagcttTGACTCAGGCCTGGGCTCTGCCCACAAGACCAACCTTCCCCTCCAGACCAGCCTCCCTCCCCCAAGCCCCATCCCACAGCATCTGGTTCTGAAAGACTTTTCACACCATGTATTTACCTTCTCGCCTGTAACTAGGCATCTGGACAGTAGCAGCAATGAACGCCCTGACATCAGCTCCATCCAGAGACGCATTAAGGTACCAATCATCAAAATCCCTTTTCATCCTTTTGGATCCCAAAGGGCTTAACAACCCAACCCCACTGCTCAGTCCTGAAATGCTTTGCTCTGCCTTTGGGTGGGCACAGCAGGCTTGGCAAAGCCACTTCGTCTCAGCTCACTGGTGTCACTGGCACTCCTGAAAGGCAGCCTGGTCTGGAATAGGGTCCCCTTCCCCatgcccacagcagcactggctgaggGTGCTCACTGCTGCAGCATGTGGTACTGGCACACAGAGGCTCAGAGGGGCTGTAGCCTCTGGTTCAGCCAGCCCTGGGGTGCCAGCCTAGAACAGTGCTGgccctgagcctgctgccaCCTTCCTTTGTTACctggggctcagctgtgccctgatGCCACGGGATACAAGCACAGAAAGCCTTGCCGGAGATCCTTGCAGGTCTCATGTAGCCCCCAGCCCTCAGGGCGCTCCACCTCAGTGTTGTCATGGCTCTGAGGTGCTGCCTGCCTGGCCCAGGATCTAAGCTGCCCTTTCCTCATAGAAAGTGACCCACGACATGGATATGTGCTACGGGATGATGGGGAGCCTCTTCCGCAGTGGCTCTCGGCAGACACTGTTTGCCAGCCAGGTGATGCGCTACGCTGACCTCTATGCCGCCTCCTTCATCAACCTCCTCTACTACCCCTTCAGCTACCTCTTCAGAGCTGCCCACGTCCTGGTGAGTTGCAATCCCAGGGAGGTGGGCAGGGCTCCCAAAGGTGCCCATGCTTGTGTCCATTATCACTTCCACAGGACACAACAGCACCTTGGAGGGTTGGGTGGCATTTGATAGATGGTAGACCAAACGGTTGCATTCTGGGGTTTGCTCTCCATGTGTCTCAGGGACTGGGACACCTCTTGTCACTTCCTCTCTCTGTTCCACATGCAGATGCCACACGAGTCCACAGTAGAGCACACGCACGTTGACATCAATGAGAAGGAGTCGCCGATGGCCACACGCAATCGCACCTCGGTGGATTTCAAAGATTCCGACTACAAGCGGCACCAATTGACCCGTTCCATCAGTGAGATCAAACCGCCCAACCTCTTCCCTCAGGCACCTCAGGAAATCACACATTGccacgatgaagatgatgatgaggaagaggaagaggaggaagaagaggaggaagaggaataagaaggaaaaaacaaagtatttctGAAGATAAACCATGACTCTTAGCAGTGATCAGGAATGGATTCTGTTGTTGGGGCCCTTGGGGTGATGGGTTGGGGGGTGTGATTCTTGCAAAGGCACATTTTGAAAGTATTTGGAAACTTCTAACAAATTAACACTAATTAGGAGGAGAcccttgttttcagttttgcagaCGGTTCAAAAAGCTGATGGATTCTACCTGGGTGGTGCATTCAGATTGGACTGCCCACCTGTGCTGTCATGCTACTCCCATTACATTTTGGGATGCTGCATGGTTCTCCCTTTCCCATCATGTGTTGCATTTGGTTTCCATTTGAACAGTTTCCTATGAACGGTTTTTGGCATTTGTTACATtctctgtggagacagaagggatgtgctgagccctgcaggAGACAAAATTATCCAAATCCTGCTGCCTGTTAGGTTGCTGCCTTTAACCCTCTGCTCCTGGGTTACATAATCCCCCCCTTCACATGTTAGCCAGGGTGTTGCTGTGCCTTCCAGCACCCCGTTTACCTTCTGTTGGTGTGAGTTTCTCTGTGTAAGTGGTTTGACTCCTCCAGCCATCGTGGATGACAGTGAGATTCCAGCTCTTGCACATATGCTGCCATATATGTTTCACCTGTAGCTGCTCGTTATCCTCTCCCAGTGTCTCCAAGCTCAGCATCAGCATGTGATGCATGATTTCCAGGGCATTTCTCAAAACAGCTGAGCTGCACACTGTTCTCAACTCCTCCAGTTTCAGCAGTAAATATTAACCCAGGAGCTTGAAGCTGTTGCTTTAGCATTAACATTAGTCACTCTGTGTTCCTCCTGACCTTTCTGTCCTCTCAACTTTAAGTGAAGCATCCCAAAACCAACTCCAGCCACCATGGGGAGTGAAAGGGCCTGTTGTGCCAGGGTGCTGCGGGCCACATGGGCCTGCCCTAAACTAGGAAACAGCACATGCCACAGGGCCAGCCCCACGGGGGGAGCCGGGAAGCTCCCAGCCGTCCGGCAGCTGCCCTTGTCTTTGGTCTGGTGCGGAGCAAGCGGAGCCTCATTGCTGGCTGTGGTGGGCAAGGCTGCGTCCCTGGCCAAGGAGCATGATGGCTGCCATGTGGGGACCGGGGGGTGTGCCCTCATGGATGGGCAAGTAGTCCTTGTGCCTGAAAGCCAGCCCAGGGAAGGCACGGAGCTGGCACACAGCTGGGCAGCAGTGCCCTGTGGTTTTCCTCTGAGTCATAGGTGCAGCCTCCCTTACTCCAGCCTCTGCCGTTCGCTGCAAAGGGATTACAACGAGGGCCCTCTTGTAATGAATTTGACTGTTTCAGTACCATAAactcatttaatttcttttttcattttaaagtaccttagtagaaaataaaaaccacaccACCACCATCTGAGCAGCAAAATGCTGCTCTAGTGGCAGTTGTTCAAGTCAATAAATGATGATGTTTCTAAGAAATGCCTGGTGTTTTGTGGTGTGTTGCTGAGATGatgagggctgtgctggaattGGTGGGAAGAGGTCTATGGGGTCCCAGCAGGATGGGTGACTGAGGAAGAGTGAGAGCACCTTTGGGAACTGGTCATGTAAAGCACTGAGGAGCAATGGCAGTGGATCTTGCTGTAAGGGCACACCTGGTCCTCACATTGCCCCCAGAAGCAATGGTGGGTCACGAGGCTTTTGTTATCACCTTCTGCATCAGCCAGGAAAGCATGGGGAGGGCAGAGAAACATTTTGGCTTGGACACAGAGAGTGAGGAGGGGCTTTTCCATGGTGGGAAGGGCAACATCCCCACACTGCCACTGCCTCCTGTGTCTTGCCAGGGCTGTTCCCCACAGGCATTACCAAGGACCACTTCCTGCCCCTTCACCCCTGCAAGACACGTGCTCAGGGTGGCAccagggcacagcacagcctgtgctCACCAGGAGCTGTAAACTCACTTAAATAGACAAGAATACCCAGGGAAGGCCAGTGCTGCCACACAGCC harbors:
- the NT5C2 gene encoding cytosolic purine 5'-nucleotidase isoform X1, yielding MTTSWSDRLQNAADLPANMDGHALKKYRREAYHRVFVNRSLAMEKIKCFGFDMDYTLAVYKSPEYESLGFDLTVERLVSIGYPHELLNFVYDPAFPTRGLVFDTHYGNLLKVDAYGNLLVCAHGFNFLRGPETREQYPNKFIQRDDTDRFYILNTLFNLPETYLLACLVDFFTNCDRYTSCETGFKDGDLFMSFRSMFQDVRDAVDWVHYKGSLKEKTLENLEKYVVKDGKLPLLLSRMNEVGKVFLVTNSDYKYTDKIMTYLFDFPHGPKPGSAHRPWQSYFDLILVDARKPLFFGEGTVLRQVDTVTGKLKIGTYTGPLQHGIVYSGGSSDTVCDLLGAKGKDILYIGDHIFGDILKSKKRQGWRTFLVIPELAQELHVWTDKSALFEELQSLDIFLAELYKHLDSSSNERPDISSIQRRIKKVTHDMDMCYGMMGSLFRSGSRQTLFASQVMRYADLYAASFINLLYYPFSYLFRAAHVLMPHESTVEHTHVDINEKESPMATRNRTSVDFKDSDYKRHQLTRSISEIKPPNLFPQAPQEITHCHDEDDDEEEEEEEEEEEEE
- the NT5C2 gene encoding cytosolic purine 5'-nucleotidase isoform X3, translating into MRVFVNRSLAMEKIKCFGFDMDYTLAVYKSPEYESLGFDLTVERLVSIGYPHELLNFVYDPAFPTRGLVFDTHYGNLLKVDAYGNLLVCAHGFNFLRGPETREQYPNKFIQRDDTDRFYILNTLFNLPETYLLACLVDFFTNCDRYTSCETGFKDGDLFMSFRSMFQDVRDAVDWVHYKGSLKEKTLENLEKYVVKDGKLPLLLSRMNEVGKVFLVTNSDYKYTDKIMTYLFDFPHGPKPGSAHRPWQSYFDLILVDARKPLFFGEGTVLRQVDTVTGKLKIGTYTGPLQHGIVYSGGSSDTVCDLLGAKGKDILYIGDHIFGDILKSKKRQGWRTFLVIPELAQELHVWTDKSALFEELQSLDIFLAELYKHLDSSSNERPDISSIQRRIKKVTHDMDMCYGMMGSLFRSGSRQTLFASQVMRYADLYAASFINLLYYPFSYLFRAAHVLMPHESTVEHTHVDINEKESPMATRNRTSVDFKDSDYKRHQLTRSISEIKPPNLFPQAPQEITHCHDEDDDEEEEEEEEEEEEE
- the NT5C2 gene encoding cytosolic purine 5'-nucleotidase isoform X2; the protein is MALLQENLQKMRLASVFRVFVNRSLAMEKIKCFGFDMDYTLAVYKSPEYESLGFDLTVERLVSIGYPHELLNFVYDPAFPTRGLVFDTHYGNLLKVDAYGNLLVCAHGFNFLRGPETREQYPNKFIQRDDTDRFYILNTLFNLPETYLLACLVDFFTNCDRYTSCETGFKDGDLFMSFRSMFQDVRDAVDWVHYKGSLKEKTLENLEKYVVKDGKLPLLLSRMNEVGKVFLVTNSDYKYTDKIMTYLFDFPHGPKPGSAHRPWQSYFDLILVDARKPLFFGEGTVLRQVDTVTGKLKIGTYTGPLQHGIVYSGGSSDTVCDLLGAKGKDILYIGDHIFGDILKSKKRQGWRTFLVIPELAQELHVWTDKSALFEELQSLDIFLAELYKHLDSSSNERPDISSIQRRIKKVTHDMDMCYGMMGSLFRSGSRQTLFASQVMRYADLYAASFINLLYYPFSYLFRAAHVLMPHESTVEHTHVDINEKESPMATRNRTSVDFKDSDYKRHQLTRSISEIKPPNLFPQAPQEITHCHDEDDDEEEEEEEEEEEEE
- the NT5C2 gene encoding cytosolic purine 5'-nucleotidase isoform X4; translated protein: MNEVGKVFLVTNSDYKYTDKIMTYLFDFPHGPKPGSAHRPWQSYFDLILVDARKPLFFGEGTVLRQVDTVTGKLKIGTYTGPLQHGIVYSGGSSDTVCDLLGAKGKDILYIGDHIFGDILKSKKRQGWRTFLVIPELAQELHVWTDKSALFEELQSLDIFLAELYKHLDSSSNERPDISSIQRRIKKVTHDMDMCYGMMGSLFRSGSRQTLFASQVMRYADLYAASFINLLYYPFSYLFRAAHVLMPHESTVEHTHVDINEKESPMATRNRTSVDFKDSDYKRHQLTRSISEIKPPNLFPQAPQEITHCHDEDDDEEEEEEEEEEEEE